One Gossypium hirsutum isolate 1008001.06 chromosome A11, Gossypium_hirsutum_v2.1, whole genome shotgun sequence genomic window carries:
- the LOC107923583 gene encoding uncharacterized protein, with product MGINHFIFALISLTCLFSFSASTNEPLPFSNASSPASSELHGMIEVMSEPPSPFAFDGTTLESIDDVLSILPGSVDPAIQKICGNTDHPVECIIATIPFLDEKTPIEPLSVLKVGIETMDN from the coding sequence ATGGGAATTAACCATTTCATCTTTGCACTTATCTCCCTCACTTGTCTCTTCTCCTTCTCAGCCTCTACCAATGAACCTCTACCCTTTTCCAATGCTTCTAGCCCTGCTTCTTCAGAACTTCATGGTATGATTGAGGTCATGTCTGAACCGCCATCTCCATTTGCATTTGATGGTACAACGTTGGAAAGTATTGATGATGTATTAAGCATATTACCTGGTAGCGTTGACCCTGCCATTCAGAAAATTTGTGGGAACACCGATCATCCCGTTGAATGTATAATAGCAACTATACCGTTCCTAGATGAGAAAACTCCTATTGAGCCTCTTTCTGTCCTTAAAGTTGGGATTGAAACAATGGATAACTAG